The Thamnophis elegans isolate rThaEle1 chromosome Z, rThaEle1.pri, whole genome shotgun sequence genome contains a region encoding:
- the EFCAB1 gene encoding EF-hand calcium-binding domain-containing protein 1, with amino-acid sequence MRSPDSDRQAGTGQSDIVVEDQDQKTIMVIDIVVSSDINIRKEYEKLENYQDLQEKLDRMWKIKAKNSLSAEHPRTATTLENRGDTYSNLHWLVEQVHLLLWLLFRCFLFVVNKFEVECLIKLFNNLDVEPSDRHGVVGLDRNSFRNILHVTFGMTDDMIMDRVFRAFDKDNDSCVSVTEWVEGLSIFLRGTLEEKMKYCFEVYDLNGDGYISREEMFHMLKNSLLKQPSEEDPDEGIKDLVEITLKKMDYDHDGKISYVDFERAVRDENLLLEAFGPCLPDVKVFMTLYQNILIIN; translated from the exons ATGAGATCTCCAGATTCAGACAGGCAAGCAGGTACTGGCCAATCAGATATTGTGGTTGAAGACCAAGATCAGAAGACAATAATGGTGATAGATATAGTGGTGTCAAGTGACATCAACATCAGGAAGGAGTATGAGAAACTGGAAAATTACCAGGACTTGCAGGAGAAACTGGACAGGATGTGGAAAATAAAGGCCAAA aattccttgtcaGCGGAGCACCCGAGGACGGCAACAACATTAGAGAACCGGGGAGATACATATTCAAATTTACATTGGCTGGTTGAACAAGTGCATCTTTTATTGTGGCTTTTATTTCGCTGTTTCCTTTTTGTAGTTAATAAATTTGAAGTAGAATGTCTCATCAAACTTTTCAACAACTTGGATGTGGAACCCAGCGACCGTCATGGTGTTGTTGGTTTAGATCGCAATTCATTTCGCAATATTCTACATGTCACATTTGGAATGACAGACGATATGATTATGGACAGAG TATTCCGTGCTTTTGACAAAGACAATGACAGCTGTGTCAGTGTAACAGAATGGGTAGAAGGCTTATCAATATTTCTTCGAGGGACTTTGGAAGAAAAGATGAAAT ATTGCTTTGAGGTTTATGACCTGAATGGTGATGGATATATTTCACGAGAGGAAATGTTTCATATGCTGAAGAACAGTCTGCTAAAACAGCCATCAGAGGAAGATCCCGATGAAGGAATTAAAGATTTAGTAGAAATAACATTAAAGAAAATG GACTATGATCATGATGGCAAAATCTCTTATGTGGATTTTGAAAGGGCAGTAAGAGATGAAAATCTCCTCTTAGAAGCATTTGGACCATGTTTACCTGATGTGAAGGTATTTATGACATTATATCAAAATATACTaataattaattag
- the RBM48 gene encoding RNA-binding protein 48 isoform X2 gives MKVYTVNLESRYLLIQGVPALGVMKELIELFALYGTIEEYNPLDGYPAEEFTEVYLIKFLKIPSARAAKRKLDERNFFGSLLHICYAPEFESVQETRDKLRDRRKYIAKATNFREQSLETKQDYGIHSSMTMPLDRGSWASKTAISKWNPVTYTQDPYQSSSCTLLVKHITSPSEQHCQNVLVAPHYSDYCPTTSACFSQKITLDKKPQQREQDTLACWNLERKVPCYEGLGRFMPRTTQLQERKRRRDEDNKLSLLGREPKGEELIFGPRLPEIPKIDMDDDSLNTSAVLIRNRLKKIADPVQTSNSSEELLVENQKKPVIKLRRRI, from the exons GTTTACACTGTCAATTTAGAGTCTCGATATTTGTTAATCCAAGGTGTTCCTGCATTGGGAGTTATGAAGGAGCTAATTGAACTTTTTGCATTATATGGAACTATCGAGGAATATAATCCACTAGATGGTTATCCAGCAGAAGAATTTACTGAAGTGTACTTgatcaagtttttaaaaataccaaGTGCAAG GGCGGCCAAAAGAAAACTGGATGAGCGGAATTTCTTTGGCAGCTTGCTACATATATGCTATGCTCCAGAATTTGAGAGTGTACAAGAGACCAGAGACAAGCTAAGAGACAGACGAAAATATATAGCAAAAGCAACCAATTTCAGAG AGCAATCATTGGAGACAAAACAGGATTATGGTATACATTCTTCAATGACCATGCCGTTGGATCGTGGATCATGGGCATCTAAAACAGCCATTAGCAAATGGAATCCAGTAACATACACCCAGGACCCCTATCAATCTTCCTCTTGCACATTATTAGTGAAGCATATTACATCTCCTTCAGAACAGCATTGCCAGAATGTATTAGTAGCTCCTCACTACTCTGATTACTGTCCTACAACATCTGCATGCTTTAGTCAAAAGATAACATTGGATAAGAAGCCACAGCAAAGAGAGCAGGACACATTGGCTTGCTGGAACCTGGAAAGAAAGGTTCCATGTTATGAAGGTCTTGGAAGATTCATGCCCCGGACTACTCAACTCCAGGAacgaaagaggagaagagatgaAGACAACAAACTTTCCCTTTTGGGAAGAGAGCCTAAGGGTGAAGAACTTATTTTTGGCCCAAGACTACCAGAAATACCTAAAATAGATATGGATGATGATTCACTGAACACCTCAGCAGTCTTAATTCGCAATAGACTAAAGAAG ATTGCTGATCCAGTTCAAACTTCAAATTCATCTGAAGAATTATTAGTGGAAAATCAAAAGAAACCAGTAATAAAGCTAAGGCGGCGAATATAA